A stretch of DNA from Maridesulfovibrio sp.:
CGACAATCATTATTTTTATTTTTTTACGGGAAGTTACCATGTTGTTTCTTTAGGGTTTATTCAGTAATAATGCTAAGCTCCGCTCTTGCTATATTTACCGTTAATGATATCTTGAACGCAATGAAAAATAAAATATTGCTCTTGGTCCTTATCGGGGTGGTGGTTGCACTTTTTTTCTATTTTGATCTGGATAGAATTTTCACCTTGGAATACCTGAAAAGTTCCAGGCAGGACTTTCAATTGTTTTATGCTGAAAACCCCGCACCTACCGTGCTGGGCTTTTTTGTGCTCTACGTGATTGTTGTAGGGCTGAGTCTGCCGGGGGCAACAGTTCTCGGGCTGGCGGCAGGGGCGCTTTTCGGATTTTGGGCCGGTGTGGTTATAATTTCTTTTGCCAGTTCTCTAGGTGCTCTTATCGCCTGTTTTTTTTCACGTTATCTTTTCAGGGAATATGTGCAGAGGAAATTCGGCGACAGGCTGGAAAGAGTGAACCGTGGCATTGCTGAGGAAGGAGCATTCTACCTGTTCTGCATGCGGCTTATTCCGGCAATTCCCTTTGTGGTAATCAATCTGGTCATGGGCTTGACCTCAATGAGGCTCAGAACATTTTATTGGGTATCTCAGGTCGGTATGTTGCCAGGAACCATGGTTTACGTGAATGCGGGCAAGGAACTGGGAAAAATAGATTCCCTCTCCGGGATAGTTCAGCCCGGACTCATCGCCGCGTTCGTTCTTTTGGGCATTTTTCCTCTGGTGGTGCGCAAGGCTGTTTCTTTTGTCAAAGCCCGCAGAAATGTGTAAGGTCTTTCAAGCAATTTCAAAAAATCAATAAATACAAAAAGTAGTTATGATTCCAAGAACTTCACCCAGTATTCGCACTTTTCACAAAGGCAAACTCATTTTTGCGGAAGGGCAGGAAAGCAAGGTCGCCTACATGATCAAGGCGGGAACAGTGGATATTTTCCGTAAGCTGGAGAACAAGAAAACAGTTCTCGCCACTTTGCGCAGGGGAGATATCTTCGGGGAAATGGCTTTGCTTACGGACCAGAAACGGACGGCCTATGCCGAGGCATCAAGTTTCTGTGAGCTTGTAGTGCTTACCGAAGAAATGATGAACAAGCTTCTTAATTCTTCACCCGGAACAGTAAAGAAAATTGTCGAGCTGCTGGCCAAGCGGGTAGTGGCTACCGATGGCAAATCTTCCGGTTCCCAGCAGAGCGATTCGTTCATCTCCCTCGCCACCATGCTGAACCTTGCCTACAAGGAATACGCTTACACGCCCAAAAAACAGCAGGCCAAGATTGAAAATTACGCTTTGGGGCTGTCCGTGAAATCCTTTACCGAAACGGTTAAGGGATTGACCATGTTTTCAACCCTTGAGATCGATGCCTTTCTTGAAAATGTTTACAAGTTGAGGTTGATTGATTTGAAAACACCAAAGAAGGGTGACAAGGGGGCATTTCTGGACAGGTATATTCAGATTGCGGATATCAATCAGTTCATGACGTCGCTGCATGGACTTTACAAGCAGATGAAAGAAATAGGTGCCAATGTCGAGTACCGTATGAATTATATGACCTTTTCAGATTTTGCCCAGAAAACCGGAACCCAGCCGGAATTGATTTATAAGAAAGTCATCAAGGAAGAGATGCCGGAAACCCTGCTCTTTTTCAATCGCGAAAAGGCCGTTGAGTGGAGCAAGGATAAGGATGAAAATTTCTTCAAGAAATTCAAGCGACCGCGTAAGGCCCTTGAGGATCTGGAAAATGTGGACGACCTTATCTACATAGACAATGCCACCCTTGCAGAAGCTTTGAAGGGACTGGATTTTTACAAGATTTCTGTTTTGTTTTCTGCCGGAGATGCCCAGAACAAGGAAAAGATCAAGCGCAATATCGGACGTAAAATGGCTACAATTCTTCTCAGCGAACCTCCCAGGGATCGCTCCATGTCCGATCCGGAAGTTCTTGAATGTTGTGATGAACTGCTTGATTCTGTTAGAAAACTCAAAGGTGCCAGCTAGGATGACGTTATGGACAGACTTGCGCAGAGGAGAAAGGAAATGAGTCCCCAGAAACCTATGACCAAGACATACAACAAGGGGGACGTCATTTTCAGGGAAGGGGATAAAGGCAATCTCGCTTTCATGATTCAGTCCGGAACAGTCAATATAATCAAGAATATAAACGGCAAGCAAAGCGTGCTGGCCACCTTGGGGCCCGGTGAAATATTCGGTGAAATGGCTATCATCTCCAAGGCTCCCAGAGTTGCCGGGGCCGAGGCTTCATCTGAATGTACGGTGATGGTTCTTACCGCCAAGCTGCTTCTTCTTCTGCTCAAGAAAAGTCATCCCACGGTTTTTCATCTGACAAGAATTCTGGCTTCGAGACTTGCGAGTTCAAACAGAACTGTTTCCGAAAACAGAAGTGATAACTCCTGGATGACATTCTGCCGTCTGCTGCATCTTAAGAACCGTATTGTGGAAACCAGTCCGCCGGATGTCCGGCCGCTGGGCATCAGTTACGAAGAGTTCTGCAAGGAACTGCTGGACATAACAAACATGCCCAAATCCGAGATAGACCGGTTTGTGAAAACTGCAACCGGTTTCAATATGATTCATATGACCAAGGTTGCCACCCATCCTTACGTGAGCATTACCGATCCGGACAATTTTCTGGTCGTTGCCGAGAATATTTCCGGAGATATCAATAAATTCGGCGGGAAAGTCAGCCTCGCCGATTATATGGATATTGATGATTTTGCGGAGATGGTCGAGTCGAATCCGGAAATGATCTACAAGAAGGTCGGGGTAGGTGAGTTCCCGGAAGATATCTGCGTACTGCACAAGGATGCTTCATCCAAGTGGGCCGAGAAAAAGGGAGACCGTTATTTCAAGGAAGCCAAGCGCAAACGCAAGACCATCGACGAGCTGGAAGGTATCGAAGATATTGTCTTTGTGGATATCGGAACCCTCAAAGAAGTCTTTAAGCGGTTGGGATACTATAAACTGGGTATTTTGTTGGCCGTAGCTGAGGATGATGCCAAAAAACGGATATTGATGTCCATTTCCAAGAAAATTGCCGCAGCGATAATGAAAGACGCAAAATCATCAGAAGCCATTAATCAAAGCGAAATAGATGATGTTGAAGAAGAACTCATCGAGATGATCAGGGAGATCAAGTCCGGGGGAGAATAACACCGTTACTGCTTGAAATGA
This window harbors:
- a CDS encoding TVP38/TMEM64 family protein, with protein sequence MKNKILLLVLIGVVVALFFYFDLDRIFTLEYLKSSRQDFQLFYAENPAPTVLGFFVLYVIVVGLSLPGATVLGLAAGALFGFWAGVVIISFASSLGALIACFFSRYLFREYVQRKFGDRLERVNRGIAEEGAFYLFCMRLIPAIPFVVINLVMGLTSMRLRTFYWVSQVGMLPGTMVYVNAGKELGKIDSLSGIVQPGLIAAFVLLGIFPLVVRKAVSFVKARRNV
- a CDS encoding cyclic nucleotide-binding domain-containing protein; the protein is MIPRTSPSIRTFHKGKLIFAEGQESKVAYMIKAGTVDIFRKLENKKTVLATLRRGDIFGEMALLTDQKRTAYAEASSFCELVVLTEEMMNKLLNSSPGTVKKIVELLAKRVVATDGKSSGSQQSDSFISLATMLNLAYKEYAYTPKKQQAKIENYALGLSVKSFTETVKGLTMFSTLEIDAFLENVYKLRLIDLKTPKKGDKGAFLDRYIQIADINQFMTSLHGLYKQMKEIGANVEYRMNYMTFSDFAQKTGTQPELIYKKVIKEEMPETLLFFNREKAVEWSKDKDENFFKKFKRPRKALEDLENVDDLIYIDNATLAEALKGLDFYKISVLFSAGDAQNKEKIKRNIGRKMATILLSEPPRDRSMSDPEVLECCDELLDSVRKLKGAS
- a CDS encoding cyclic nucleotide-binding domain-containing protein; amino-acid sequence: MSPQKPMTKTYNKGDVIFREGDKGNLAFMIQSGTVNIIKNINGKQSVLATLGPGEIFGEMAIISKAPRVAGAEASSECTVMVLTAKLLLLLLKKSHPTVFHLTRILASRLASSNRTVSENRSDNSWMTFCRLLHLKNRIVETSPPDVRPLGISYEEFCKELLDITNMPKSEIDRFVKTATGFNMIHMTKVATHPYVSITDPDNFLVVAENISGDINKFGGKVSLADYMDIDDFAEMVESNPEMIYKKVGVGEFPEDICVLHKDASSKWAEKKGDRYFKEAKRKRKTIDELEGIEDIVFVDIGTLKEVFKRLGYYKLGILLAVAEDDAKKRILMSISKKIAAAIMKDAKSSEAINQSEIDDVEEELIEMIREIKSGGE